One genomic window of Haloferax mediterranei ATCC 33500 includes the following:
- a CDS encoding MOSC domain-containing protein codes for MTTEVRGRVEALYTAPSKGESMVAHETVAVRDGGVDGDRYFEGTGYYSATDGCQVTLVDAAVLDDAEREFGLDLSSGQHRRNVVVRGVDLADLLDATFELGEAELRGTKLRPPCAYLADLVGDEDVVEALRERRGGICADVVTPGHVAVGDGLRVTEANPREMGRQIAERLGGSNAETEPSGPEVGHE; via the coding sequence ATGACTACCGAAGTACGCGGACGCGTGGAGGCGCTCTACACCGCACCGTCGAAGGGCGAGTCGATGGTGGCCCACGAGACCGTCGCGGTCAGAGACGGGGGCGTCGACGGTGACCGGTACTTCGAGGGAACCGGCTACTACTCCGCGACCGACGGGTGTCAGGTGACGCTCGTCGATGCCGCGGTGCTGGACGACGCCGAACGCGAGTTCGGACTCGACCTTTCGAGCGGACAACACCGCCGAAACGTCGTCGTCCGCGGCGTCGACCTCGCAGACCTGCTCGATGCGACGTTCGAACTTGGCGAGGCTGAACTCCGTGGAACGAAACTCAGGCCGCCCTGTGCGTATCTCGCGGACCTCGTCGGCGACGAAGACGTGGTCGAAGCGCTTCGCGAACGTCGCGGCGGTATCTGTGCCGATGTCGTCACACCCGGCCACGTCGCCGTCGGTGACGGTCTTCGGGTGACCGAAGCGAACCCGCGCGAGATGGGGAGGCAGATAGCCGAACGACTCGGCGGAAGCAACGCAGAAACGGAGCCTTCGGGACCAGAGGTCGGACACGAATGA
- the galK gene encoding galactokinase — protein MTESNRQTESSQQTEHGPVNRARAGLQTAFGTGSNTQDPVVALAPGRVNLVGGHTDYNDGLCLPMAVDRYVAVAARPRDDDLLRVHATDFDGTARIAPGDDPDGWAAYIAAVARVLREQVPIPGSDLAIASTVPSGAGLSSSAALELATGRALLAVADAELPTTDLALACWRAEREGVGVECGILDQFAVGLCKSDSALFLDCRTREYEHVPLGGAVGILVIDTGVSHELADSGYNDRVRECREAVTALRDASGRPLDTLRDVDRDLLESHADALEPVHYRRAKHVVTENERVNVARDALSAGDFERVGEAMVAGHESLRDEYEVSSPELDAAVELATEVDGVYGARMTGGGFGGSAVALVDGDELGCAKEAIRAVLPERVGSDARVFACRPSGGVGLVHSR, from the coding sequence ATGACAGAATCGAATCGGCAGACTGAATCGAGTCAGCAGACTGAGCACGGCCCAGTCAACCGAGCGAGAGCGGGTCTTCAGACGGCGTTCGGTACCGGGTCGAACACGCAAGACCCAGTCGTCGCGCTCGCACCCGGCCGAGTGAACCTCGTCGGCGGCCACACCGACTACAACGACGGTCTCTGTCTCCCGATGGCCGTGGACCGATACGTCGCGGTCGCCGCCCGTCCCCGAGATGATGACCTGCTGCGTGTCCATGCGACCGACTTCGACGGGACGGCACGGATTGCCCCCGGCGACGACCCAGACGGCTGGGCCGCCTACATCGCCGCCGTCGCTCGCGTCCTCCGCGAACAGGTGCCGATTCCCGGTTCAGACCTCGCTATCGCTTCGACTGTCCCATCGGGGGCCGGTCTCTCATCGTCCGCAGCGCTCGAGCTCGCAACCGGGCGGGCGCTTCTCGCCGTCGCGGACGCGGAACTGCCGACGACCGACCTCGCACTCGCGTGTTGGCGGGCCGAACGAGAGGGCGTCGGCGTCGAGTGCGGTATCCTCGACCAGTTCGCCGTCGGTCTCTGCAAGTCCGACTCGGCGCTTTTTCTCGACTGCCGAACCCGCGAGTACGAACACGTCCCGCTCGGCGGAGCGGTCGGCATCCTCGTGATAGACACCGGTGTCTCCCACGAGTTAGCGGACTCGGGTTACAACGACCGCGTCCGCGAGTGCCGCGAGGCAGTTACCGCGCTCCGAGATGCGTCTGGCCGCCCGCTCGACACGCTCAGGGATGTCGACCGCGACCTGCTGGAATCCCACGCCGATGCCCTCGAACCAGTCCACTACCGCCGGGCGAAACACGTCGTGACCGAAAACGAACGCGTCAACGTTGCCCGCGATGCGCTCTCCGCGGGTGACTTCGAACGGGTCGGTGAAGCGATGGTCGCGGGTCACGAAAGTCTCCGCGACGAGTACGAAGTGAGTTCCCCGGAATTGGATGCCGCAGTCGAACTCGCAACCGAGGTCGATGGTGTCTACGGGGCGCGGATGACCGGCGGCGGATTCGGCGGCAGCGCCGTGGCGCTGGTCGACGGCGACGAACTCGGTTGCGCAAAAGAAGCGATTCGAGCGGTGCTCCCCGAGCGTGTCGGGTCGGATGCACGGGTGTTCGCCTGCCGACCCAGCGGTGGTGTTGGGTTGGTTCACTCCCGCTGA
- a CDS encoding acetamidase/formamidase family protein, with product MTDDYTIDYELSDDDEYIHNKWDNSLESVLTVEPGEVVRFECRDALDGQITPGSTAEDFGNVSFDPVHPLTGPVAVEGAEPGDVLAVEFLDFEHKGWGYTGYMPGEMGYGLLPEDFEEGGLYIWDLGDDVAHFVNDIEVPLNLFPGIAGVAPAASGAHNTLPPRDTGGNMDVAQLTKGSTLYLPIEVEDALFSTGDCHAAQGDGEVCVTGIEAPMFVTARFDVLKDKSISQPELETAAISIGSEGPAYGTTGIDDNLMGAMKRAVRHMISHLESEHGLTRGEAYILCSAALDLKMSEVVGAPNWSVTAFLPNSIFPE from the coding sequence ATGACGGACGATTACACCATCGACTACGAGCTGAGTGACGACGACGAATACATTCACAACAAGTGGGACAACAGCCTCGAATCGGTCCTCACCGTCGAACCCGGCGAAGTGGTTCGATTCGAGTGCCGAGACGCGCTCGACGGACAAATCACGCCGGGGTCGACAGCGGAAGACTTCGGGAACGTGAGTTTCGACCCGGTTCACCCGCTTACCGGTCCGGTCGCCGTCGAAGGTGCCGAGCCGGGCGACGTCCTCGCCGTCGAGTTCCTCGACTTCGAGCACAAGGGATGGGGCTATACGGGCTATATGCCCGGCGAGATGGGCTACGGGCTCCTCCCGGAAGACTTCGAGGAGGGAGGGCTCTACATCTGGGACCTCGGCGACGACGTGGCGCACTTCGTGAACGACATCGAAGTGCCGCTGAACCTGTTCCCCGGAATCGCCGGCGTCGCCCCGGCCGCCAGCGGCGCGCACAACACACTCCCACCGCGTGACACCGGTGGCAACATGGATGTGGCACAGCTCACGAAGGGGTCAACGCTGTACCTCCCAATCGAAGTCGAAGATGCGCTCTTTTCGACCGGTGACTGTCACGCGGCACAGGGCGACGGCGAGGTCTGTGTCACCGGTATCGAAGCGCCGATGTTCGTCACGGCGCGATTCGACGTGCTGAAAGACAAGTCCATCTCGCAACCTGAGTTGGAGACGGCGGCTATCTCAATTGGGTCTGAGGGACCGGCGTATGGGACGACCGGCATCGACGATAACCTGATGGGTGCGATGAAGCGGGCCGTCCGGCACATGATTTCGCACCTCGAATCCGAGCACGGATTGACCCGCGGCGAGGCCTATATCCTCTGTTCCGCAGCACTCGACCTCAAAATGAGCGAGGTCGTGGGCGCGCCCAACTGGTCGGTCACCGCATTCCTGCCGAACAGCATCTTCCCCGAGTGA
- a CDS encoding mandelate racemase/muconate lactonizing enzyme family protein: protein MGKNYADLHDPNAEYTMRELSAETMGVTAKRGGGRDVEITDVQTTMVDGNFPWTLVRIYTDAGIVGTGEAYWGAGVPELIERMKPFIVGENPLDIDRLYEHLVQKMSGEGSVEGVTVTAIAGIEIALHDLAGKILEIPAYQLLGGKYRDKVRVYCDCHTEEEADPEACADEAERVVEELGYDALKFDLDVPSGFEKDRANRHLRPGEIRHKAEIVEKVTERVKDRADVAFDCHWTFSGGSAKRLAAAIEDYDVWWLEDPVPPENLEVQEEVTKSTLTPITVGENRYRVTELRRLIQNQAVDIVAPDMPKVGGMRETQKIADVANQYYVPVAMHNVSSPVATMASAHVGTAIPNSLAVEYHSYELGWWEDLVEETVIEDGYIEIPEEPGLGLTLDMDTVEAHMVDGDTLFDEA, encoded by the coding sequence ATGGGTAAGAACTACGCGGACCTTCACGACCCGAACGCGGAGTATACGATGCGAGAGCTCTCCGCGGAGACGATGGGCGTGACCGCAAAGCGCGGTGGCGGCCGAGACGTGGAGATTACGGACGTACAGACGACGATGGTCGATGGGAACTTCCCGTGGACCCTCGTCCGAATCTACACCGATGCGGGTATCGTCGGCACCGGTGAGGCCTACTGGGGTGCTGGCGTCCCCGAACTCATCGAGCGCATGAAGCCCTTCATCGTGGGGGAGAACCCGCTCGACATCGACCGTCTATACGAACACCTCGTGCAAAAGATGTCCGGTGAAGGCTCCGTTGAGGGTGTCACCGTCACCGCCATCGCTGGCATTGAAATCGCCCTACACGACCTCGCGGGCAAGATTCTCGAAATCCCGGCCTACCAGCTTCTCGGCGGGAAGTACCGCGACAAGGTTCGCGTCTACTGCGACTGCCACACCGAGGAAGAAGCCGACCCCGAAGCCTGCGCCGACGAGGCAGAGCGCGTCGTCGAGGAACTCGGCTACGACGCCCTGAAGTTCGACCTCGACGTGCCGTCCGGCTTCGAAAAGGACCGCGCGAACCGACACCTCCGCCCCGGCGAGATTCGGCACAAGGCCGAAATCGTCGAGAAGGTCACCGAACGCGTGAAGGACCGCGCGGACGTGGCGTTCGACTGCCACTGGACGTTCTCGGGCGGCAGCGCGAAGCGTCTCGCAGCGGCTATCGAGGACTACGACGTGTGGTGGCTCGAAGACCCCGTCCCGCCGGAGAACCTCGAAGTGCAGGAAGAAGTCACGAAGTCTACGCTCACCCCCATCACGGTCGGTGAAAACCGCTACCGCGTGACCGAACTCCGCCGCCTCATCCAGAATCAGGCGGTCGACATCGTCGCGCCCGACATGCCCAAAGTCGGCGGCATGCGCGAGACGCAGAAGATTGCTGACGTGGCGAACCAGTACTACGTCCCGGTCGCTATGCACAACGTCTCGTCACCCGTCGCGACGATGGCCTCCGCGCACGTCGGCACGGCGATTCCGAACTCGCTTGCCGTCGAGTACCACTCCTACGAACTCGGCTGGTGGGAGGACCTCGTCGAGGAGACCGTCATCGAGGACGGCTACATCGAGATTCCGGAGGAGCCGGGTCTCGGCCTGACGCTCGACATGGACACCGTCGAAGCGCACATGGTCGACGGCGATACCCTCTTCGACGAAGCGTAA